The Azospirillum baldaniorum genome window below encodes:
- a CDS encoding proline racemase family protein, which yields MRMQDAFDVLYTHTEGEPLCIIHSGIPYPAGSSILEKRQFLETHYDWLREALMREPRGHKDMFGVFLTPPSGPDYDAGLIYIDGTQYSHMCGHGTIAVAMAMVANGLVRRGENGRTIIRFETTAGLVVAEVAHEGDRVLWTKFENVPAYVAAQDVEFELPEIGPLKADIVWGGNYFGIIDLTGTSLRIGPENGTALSHYGILAREQLRQKVAIQHPASAHINNFNFVTFWHEPTIEGAFYKNVHVFSAGQLDRSPGGTGTSAMMAMFEARGKMAIGDTIRSEGLLGTGTFEGSLLGETRLNGVRAVRPTVKGTASILGTARWVIDRNDPVGAGFLVA from the coding sequence ATGCGCATGCAAGACGCATTCGATGTCCTGTACACCCACACCGAGGGCGAGCCGCTCTGCATCATCCACAGCGGCATCCCCTATCCGGCCGGTTCCAGCATCCTGGAGAAGCGCCAGTTCCTGGAAACGCATTACGACTGGCTGCGCGAAGCCCTGATGCGCGAGCCGCGCGGCCACAAGGACATGTTCGGCGTCTTCCTGACCCCGCCGTCCGGCCCGGACTATGACGCCGGCCTGATCTACATCGACGGCACCCAGTATTCGCACATGTGCGGCCACGGCACGATCGCCGTCGCCATGGCGATGGTTGCCAACGGCCTCGTCCGCCGCGGCGAGAACGGCCGCACCATCATCCGCTTCGAGACCACCGCCGGCCTCGTCGTCGCCGAGGTGGCCCATGAGGGCGACCGGGTGCTGTGGACCAAGTTCGAGAACGTCCCGGCCTACGTCGCCGCGCAGGACGTCGAGTTCGAGCTGCCGGAGATCGGCCCGCTGAAGGCCGACATCGTGTGGGGCGGCAACTACTTCGGCATCATCGACCTGACCGGCACGTCGCTGCGCATCGGGCCGGAGAACGGCACCGCCCTGTCGCATTACGGCATTCTGGCGCGCGAGCAGCTCCGCCAGAAGGTGGCGATCCAGCACCCGGCGTCGGCGCACATCAACAACTTCAACTTCGTGACCTTCTGGCACGAGCCGACCATCGAGGGCGCCTTCTACAAGAACGTCCACGTCTTCAGCGCCGGCCAGCTCGACCGCTCGCCGGGCGGCACCGGCACCAGCGCCATGATGGCGATGTTCGAGGCGCGCGGGAAGATGGCGATCGGCGACACCATTCGTTCCGAGGGCCTGCTCGGCACCGGTACCTTCGAGGGCAGCCTGCTCGGCGAGACCCGCCTGAACGGCGTGCGCGCCGTGCGCCCGACCGTCAAGGGCACGGCCAGCATCCTCGGCACCGCCCGCTGGGTCATCGACCGCAACGATCCGGTCGGCGCCGGCTTCCTGGTCGCCTGA
- a CDS encoding GntR family transcriptional regulator, producing MSDSAGALAPQWDNGFSGGSNRAADRAYRFIREGILASRWPPGAHLREQELAELTGVSRTPVREALRRLSADGLLQLVPNLGAKVNAWTIQDLDEIFGLRATLESQVAGLAASRAKPQHLAELGALCDAMEAVVGDGDAVDFSRITPLNDRFHSLLIDIAGDRRLGQMIRQVVEMPLVLRTFARYSRRDLARSMNHHREIVEALTAGDGEWASSVMRAHVRAGRAVFTVPKTE from the coding sequence ATGTCGGACAGCGCCGGGGCTCTGGCACCCCAATGGGACAACGGCTTTAGCGGCGGCTCCAACCGCGCCGCCGACCGCGCCTATCGCTTCATCCGGGAAGGCATCCTGGCCAGCCGCTGGCCGCCGGGTGCCCATCTGCGCGAACAGGAACTGGCCGAGCTGACCGGAGTCAGCCGCACCCCGGTGCGCGAGGCGCTGCGCCGGCTGTCCGCCGACGGGCTGCTGCAACTCGTCCCCAACCTCGGCGCCAAGGTGAACGCCTGGACGATCCAGGACCTCGATGAGATTTTTGGACTGCGCGCGACTTTGGAAAGCCAAGTGGCTGGCCTCGCCGCCAGCCGCGCGAAGCCGCAGCATCTGGCGGAGCTGGGGGCGCTGTGCGACGCGATGGAGGCGGTGGTGGGGGACGGCGACGCGGTGGATTTCTCGCGCATCACGCCGCTGAACGACCGCTTTCACAGCCTGCTGATCGACATCGCCGGGGATCGACGGCTGGGCCAGATGATCCGGCAGGTGGTGGAGATGCCGCTGGTTCTGCGGACCTTCGCCCGCTACAGCCGGCGCGACCTCGCCCGCAGCATGAACCACCACCGCGAGATCGTCGAAGCCCTGACCGCCGGTGATGGGGAATGGGCGTCGTCGGTGATGCGCGCGCATGTGCGCGCCGGGCGGGCCGTCTTCACGGTCCCAAAAACCGAGTGA
- a CDS encoding isocitrate lyase/PEP mutase family protein → MTTPAQRLKTALEAPGLHLMPCCFDALSARLIEQAGFRVSLMSGFAVSATRLGMPDTGLISFAEMLDQLRNVCQAAPGLLVIGDGDTGYGNAMNVQRTVRDYARAGAAAVLIEDQVSPKRCGHTKGKQVVGRAEARMKIRAAVDAARSGANDILILARTDARAVHGFDAALERCQDFVEEGADIIFMEAPHDETEMAAFCAGIDRPAMANMVRGGQTPMLPPRELEALGFKLAAYPLTLMSAAIDAMRAALAAVADGQESRVAQADFEALKSLVGFPDYYEREQAYRAAE, encoded by the coding sequence GTGACGACACCCGCACAACGCCTGAAAACGGCGCTGGAGGCTCCCGGCCTTCACCTGATGCCCTGCTGCTTCGACGCGCTGTCGGCGCGGCTGATCGAGCAGGCCGGTTTCCGCGTCAGCCTGATGAGCGGCTTCGCCGTCTCGGCCACCCGGCTGGGGATGCCCGACACCGGGCTGATTTCCTTCGCCGAGATGCTGGACCAGCTCCGCAACGTTTGTCAGGCGGCCCCCGGCCTGCTGGTGATCGGCGATGGCGACACCGGCTACGGCAACGCCATGAACGTGCAGCGCACCGTGCGCGACTATGCTCGCGCCGGGGCTGCAGCGGTCCTGATTGAAGACCAAGTGAGCCCCAAGCGCTGCGGCCACACCAAAGGCAAGCAGGTTGTCGGGCGGGCCGAGGCGCGGATGAAGATCCGTGCCGCCGTCGACGCCGCCCGGTCGGGGGCCAACGACATCCTGATCCTGGCGCGGACCGACGCACGCGCCGTGCACGGCTTCGACGCGGCGCTGGAGCGCTGCCAGGATTTCGTGGAGGAGGGCGCCGACATCATCTTCATGGAGGCCCCGCACGACGAGACGGAAATGGCCGCCTTCTGCGCCGGCATCGACCGGCCGGCCATGGCGAACATGGTGCGCGGCGGCCAGACGCCGATGCTGCCGCCGCGCGAGCTGGAGGCGCTGGGCTTCAAGCTCGCCGCCTATCCGCTGACCCTGATGTCGGCGGCCATCGACGCCATGCGCGCCGCCCTGGCCGCGGTGGCGGACGGGCAGGAAAGCCGGGTGGCCCAGGCCGATTTCGAGGCGCTGAAGTCCCTTGTCGGCTTCCCCGACTATTACGAGCGGGAACAGGCCTACCGAGCCGCCGAATGA
- the leuC gene encoding 3-isopropylmalate dehydratase large subunit, whose translation MTMPRSIIDKIWDQHVVADLGDGRVLLHIDRHMLHEVTSPQAYAGLAAAGRRLRRPDLTFATADHIVSTENGRTDDTVPGGPEMIRALRANAEATGVALFDLGDVRQGIVHVIAPELGIALPGATLVCGDSHTSTVGALGAMAWGIGTSEVEHVMATQTAILRRPPTMRITVSGTRPAGVSAKDMVLKLIATIGTAGATGYGVEYAGPAIRALSMEERMTVCNMSVELGARFGLIAPDEVTFAYLQGRPFAPAGALWEQAVVAWRALASDPGARFDAEIELDVSSLTPQVSWGTSPQDCIGVGETVPDPEREADPKRRQAMRRALDYIGLEPGTPIRDLPVDMVFIGSCTNSRIEDLRAAAAVLKGRRVAAGLRALVVPGSGQVRRQAEAEGLDRVFTAAGFEWREPGCSMCAGMNADRVPPGKRCVATSNRNFEGRQGPGARTHLASPATAAAAAVAGRIVDVRSLEGSA comes from the coding sequence ATGACCATGCCGCGTTCCATCATCGATAAGATCTGGGATCAGCACGTCGTCGCCGATCTGGGCGACGGGCGGGTGCTGCTCCACATCGACCGCCACATGCTGCACGAGGTCACCAGCCCGCAGGCCTACGCCGGGTTGGCCGCCGCCGGGCGCCGGCTGCGCCGCCCCGACCTGACCTTCGCGACGGCGGACCACATCGTCTCCACCGAGAACGGCCGCACCGACGACACGGTGCCCGGTGGGCCGGAGATGATCCGCGCCCTGCGCGCCAACGCCGAAGCCACCGGTGTCGCGCTGTTCGATCTGGGCGACGTGCGCCAGGGCATCGTGCATGTGATCGCCCCGGAGCTGGGGATCGCCCTGCCGGGCGCCACCTTGGTCTGCGGCGACAGCCACACCAGCACGGTGGGCGCGCTGGGCGCCATGGCCTGGGGCATCGGCACGTCGGAGGTCGAGCATGTCATGGCGACGCAGACGGCCATCCTGCGCCGCCCGCCGACCATGCGCATCACCGTCAGCGGTACCCGGCCGGCGGGTGTGTCGGCCAAGGACATGGTGCTGAAGCTGATCGCCACCATAGGCACCGCCGGGGCGACGGGTTACGGCGTCGAATACGCCGGCCCGGCCATCCGCGCGCTCTCCATGGAAGAGCGGATGACCGTCTGCAACATGTCGGTGGAACTGGGCGCGCGCTTCGGCCTGATCGCGCCCGACGAGGTGACCTTCGCCTATCTCCAGGGGCGGCCCTTCGCCCCGGCGGGCGCCCTGTGGGAGCAGGCGGTGGTGGCGTGGCGCGCCCTGGCGAGCGATCCCGGTGCCCGTTTCGACGCCGAGATCGAACTGGACGTCTCCAGCCTCACGCCGCAGGTGTCCTGGGGCACCAGCCCGCAGGACTGCATCGGCGTCGGCGAGACCGTGCCCGATCCGGAGCGCGAGGCCGACCCCAAGCGCCGGCAGGCGATGCGCCGGGCGCTCGACTACATCGGGCTGGAGCCGGGGACGCCGATCCGCGACCTGCCGGTGGACATGGTCTTCATCGGCTCCTGCACCAACAGCCGCATCGAGGATTTGCGGGCCGCCGCCGCCGTGCTGAAGGGCCGTCGGGTCGCCGCCGGCCTGCGCGCGCTGGTCGTGCCGGGCTCCGGCCAAGTGCGCCGGCAGGCCGAGGCCGAGGGGCTGGACCGCGTGTTCACCGCCGCCGGCTTCGAATGGCGGGAGCCGGGCTGTTCCATGTGCGCCGGGATGAACGCCGACCGGGTGCCGCCGGGCAAGCGCTGCGTCGCCACCTCGAACCGCAACTTCGAAGGTCGCCAGGGGCCGGGGGCGCGCACCCATCTTGCCAGCCCGGCGACCGCGGCGGCGGCGGCCGTGGCCGGCCGCATCGTCGATGTCCGCAGCCTGGAGGGGAGCGCCTGA
- the leuD gene encoding 3-isopropylmalate dehydratase small subunit has product MPEPVNRITGIAAPLPRANVDTDAIIPKAHLLTIHRSGLGAGLFSEWRFDDDGRERPDFVLNQAPWREAKILLAGENFGCGSSREHAVWSLMDFGIRCVIAPSFASIFHENCQKNGLAAVTLDEAALAHLVACAQATPAATTTVDIKASRVTAPDGREFPFTMEAARRQALLEGLDEIGASLRHDAAMAAFEARDRAQRPWIHALPTA; this is encoded by the coding sequence ATGCCGGAACCCGTCAATCGCATCACCGGGATTGCCGCGCCGCTGCCGCGGGCCAACGTCGACACCGACGCGATCATCCCCAAGGCGCATCTGCTGACCATCCACCGCAGCGGGCTGGGCGCCGGCCTCTTCTCCGAATGGCGGTTCGACGACGACGGTCGGGAACGGCCGGACTTCGTCCTCAACCAGGCGCCCTGGCGGGAGGCCAAGATCCTGCTGGCCGGCGAGAATTTCGGCTGCGGCTCGTCGCGCGAACACGCGGTGTGGAGCCTGATGGACTTCGGCATCCGCTGCGTGATCGCGCCGAGCTTCGCCAGCATCTTCCACGAGAACTGCCAGAAGAACGGTTTGGCCGCGGTGACTCTGGACGAGGCGGCGCTCGCCCATCTCGTCGCTTGTGCGCAGGCAACGCCGGCCGCCACCACGACGGTGGACATCAAGGCCAGCCGCGTCACCGCCCCGGACGGACGGGAGTTCCCCTTCACGATGGAGGCGGCGCGGCGGCAGGCGCTTCTGGAGGGGCTCGACGAGATTGGGGCCAGCCTGCGCCACGACGCCGCCATGGCGGCGTTCGAGGCGCGCGACCGGGCGCAGCGCCCGTGGATTCACGCCCTGCCCACCGCCTGA
- a CDS encoding ABC transporter substrate-binding protein, which produces MSFMTTMKRKAALGAAAMGVALATLVPAQAEEITVTHWGVLMYGAPYAVAMEKGYYKEQGLDITGVLTSKGGGTTMRNVMAAPMPYGEVALSAAVAAINQGLDVKIIHTGVRTAGEILWVTKPDSPVKTAKDLDGKKVAFTSPKSVTDMLLTMVKDKHGITVDGVSAGGIGGGLTMLEQGAVAAAPVMDPIWARVQNKYRMVFAVETELPTMVQTVGVTTSDFAAKNGDKLRKLIEARRKGVDFVYANPEETAKIMTKYYDIDEAVALQALKNLATIKYWSAGDFEYDGMNNLIKGLQIIGEVKGEVDWSKHSDASFLK; this is translated from the coding sequence ATGTCGTTCATGACCACGATGAAGCGGAAGGCGGCTTTGGGGGCGGCGGCCATGGGGGTGGCGCTCGCCACCCTGGTCCCGGCGCAGGCCGAGGAGATCACGGTCACCCACTGGGGCGTCCTGATGTACGGCGCGCCCTACGCCGTCGCCATGGAGAAGGGCTATTACAAGGAGCAGGGGCTGGACATCACCGGCGTCCTGACCTCCAAGGGCGGCGGCACGACCATGCGCAACGTCATGGCGGCGCCGATGCCCTACGGCGAGGTCGCCCTGTCGGCGGCGGTGGCCGCCATCAACCAGGGTCTGGACGTGAAGATCATCCACACCGGCGTCCGCACCGCGGGCGAGATCCTGTGGGTGACCAAGCCGGACTCCCCGGTCAAGACCGCCAAGGACCTGGACGGCAAGAAGGTCGCCTTCACCAGCCCGAAGTCGGTCACCGACATGCTGCTGACCATGGTGAAGGACAAGCACGGCATCACCGTGGACGGCGTGTCGGCGGGCGGCATCGGCGGCGGCCTGACCATGCTGGAACAGGGCGCGGTGGCCGCCGCCCCGGTGATGGACCCGATCTGGGCGCGCGTGCAGAACAAGTACCGCATGGTCTTCGCGGTCGAAACCGAGCTGCCGACCATGGTGCAGACCGTGGGCGTCACCACCTCGGACTTCGCCGCGAAGAACGGCGACAAGCTGAGGAAGCTGATCGAGGCGCGGCGCAAAGGGGTGGACTTCGTCTACGCCAATCCCGAAGAGACCGCCAAGATCATGACCAAATACTACGACATCGACGAGGCGGTGGCGCTGCAGGCGCTGAAGAATCTGGCGACGATCAAGTACTGGAGCGCCGGCGACTTCGAGTATGACGGGATGAACAACCTGATCAAGGGGTTGCAGATCATCGGCGAGGTCAAGGGCGAGGTCGACTGGTCGAAGCACTCTGACGCCTCGTTTCTGAAATAA
- a CDS encoding ABC transporter ATP-binding protein has translation MKANVAAKRDLHEEAGANPAPAVHAELKGVSRIYGVPGHGGVHALGPVDLTLRQGEFFSVVGPSGCGKSTLLDVLSGLSVPTEGSVSFEGKPVAGKVPDGVGVVFQEDATFPWLTVWDNIAFGLRRAGVDPAEIERRVTYAVGFVGLKDFAKAYPVQLSGGMRQRVCIARTLVMRPRLILLDEPFGALDAQTRLIMGDELLKLWRETGATVMLITHALDEAAMLSDRIGVMSSRPGRIIEEIETGWPRERDSRIASEDGFGQITARLWRLLREESLKAAGLAGGGS, from the coding sequence ATGAAAGCGAACGTCGCCGCCAAGCGCGACCTGCACGAGGAGGCGGGGGCTAACCCCGCTCCGGCCGTCCACGCCGAACTGAAGGGGGTGAGCCGCATCTACGGCGTTCCCGGACACGGCGGGGTGCACGCGCTGGGCCCCGTCGACCTGACCTTGCGGCAGGGGGAGTTCTTCTCCGTCGTCGGGCCGTCGGGCTGCGGCAAGTCCACGCTGCTTGACGTGCTGTCCGGCCTGTCCGTGCCGACCGAGGGGTCGGTCAGCTTCGAAGGCAAGCCGGTGGCCGGCAAGGTCCCGGACGGCGTCGGGGTGGTGTTCCAGGAGGACGCTACCTTCCCCTGGCTGACCGTGTGGGACAACATCGCCTTCGGCCTGCGCCGGGCGGGCGTCGATCCGGCGGAAATCGAACGGCGGGTCACCTACGCCGTCGGCTTCGTCGGGCTGAAGGACTTCGCCAAGGCCTATCCGGTGCAGCTGTCCGGCGGCATGCGCCAGCGCGTCTGCATCGCCCGCACGCTGGTGATGCGCCCGCGCCTGATTCTGCTGGACGAGCCGTTCGGCGCGCTCGACGCCCAGACCCGCCTGATCATGGGCGACGAGCTGCTGAAGCTGTGGCGCGAGACCGGCGCCACGGTGATGCTGATCACCCACGCGCTGGACGAGGCGGCCATGCTGTCGGACCGCATCGGCGTCATGTCGTCCCGGCCCGGACGGATCATCGAGGAGATCGAGACGGGCTGGCCGCGCGAGCGCGATTCCCGCATCGCCAGCGAGGACGGCTTCGGCCAGATCACCGCCCGGCTGTGGCGCCTGCTGCGCGAGGAGAGCCTGAAGGCGGCCGGCCTCGCCGGGGGTGGGTCATGA
- a CDS encoding ABC transporter permease translates to MSWAGWLRLIVVTGAVLLLEVLCRAGVIAKTVLPAPSVMAGDLYRLLASGAASADIGETLGNVAMAVIASILLGFVAGVAIHAMPRVRRALDPFLATYYAVPFFVFYPVLIVIFGLGAAPIVVIGTLFGVVAMLINTLNGLDRIPRVLLKTARVHGMDPVRTALMVKLPSAAPFLFTGAKLAIAYCFIGVIAAEFIMSSSGIGYSIAYAFNNFDNARMYALMLFIIVLVTVLNAVLFTWERRIMQRRRR, encoded by the coding sequence ATGAGCTGGGCGGGCTGGCTCCGGCTGATCGTGGTGACCGGCGCCGTCCTGCTGCTGGAGGTTCTGTGCCGGGCCGGCGTCATCGCCAAGACGGTGCTGCCGGCGCCCAGCGTCATGGCCGGCGATCTCTACCGCCTTCTCGCCTCGGGGGCGGCCAGCGCCGACATCGGCGAGACGCTGGGCAACGTCGCGATGGCGGTGATCGCCTCGATCCTGCTCGGCTTCGTCGCCGGCGTGGCGATCCACGCCATGCCGCGGGTGCGCCGGGCGCTCGATCCCTTCCTGGCGACCTACTACGCGGTGCCGTTCTTCGTTTTCTACCCGGTGCTGATCGTCATCTTCGGGCTGGGGGCGGCGCCCATCGTGGTGATCGGCACGCTGTTCGGCGTGGTGGCGATGCTGATCAACACGCTGAACGGGCTGGACCGGATTCCCCGCGTTCTGCTGAAGACCGCGCGCGTCCACGGCATGGACCCGGTGCGCACGGCGCTGATGGTCAAGCTGCCCAGCGCGGCGCCCTTCCTGTTCACCGGGGCGAAGTTGGCCATCGCCTACTGCTTCATCGGCGTCATCGCGGCGGAGTTCATCATGTCCTCCTCGGGCATCGGCTACAGCATCGCCTATGCCTTCAACAACTTCGACAATGCGCGGATGTACGCGCTGATGCTGTTCATCATCGTCCTGGTGACGGTGCTCAACGCGGTGCTCTTCACCTGGGAGCGCCGGATCATGCAGCGGCGGAGGCGCTGA
- a CDS encoding ABC transporter permease → MHGKTDTLLVIVALVALWQVLHWIVGSVALTSPADTLARAVELLGSATFWPHVAETGVALLYSLLLAVLGGLTIGIALGINRLAGEVAEPILVSLYSLPKITLYPVILLAFGLGLSAKVAFGTIHGIIPVIIFTMNAVRTIPPVMLRSARVMRLSPPQLVSTIILPAALPELVSGLRVGFSLTLLGVLIGEMFASQRGLGYLVMNAIGGHDVRTMMAVVLILATTAVLISAGLLHIDRRMHRRAS, encoded by the coding sequence ATGCACGGAAAGACCGATACGCTCCTCGTCATCGTCGCGCTGGTGGCCCTGTGGCAGGTCCTGCACTGGATCGTCGGCAGCGTTGCCCTGACCTCGCCCGCCGACACGCTGGCCCGCGCGGTGGAACTGCTGGGCTCCGCCACCTTCTGGCCGCACGTCGCGGAGACCGGCGTGGCGCTGCTCTATTCGCTGCTGCTGGCGGTGCTCGGCGGGCTGACCATCGGCATCGCGCTGGGCATCAACCGGCTGGCCGGGGAGGTGGCGGAGCCGATCCTGGTGTCGCTCTACTCGCTGCCCAAGATCACGCTCTATCCGGTGATCCTGCTCGCCTTCGGGCTGGGCCTGTCGGCCAAGGTGGCCTTCGGGACGATCCACGGCATCATTCCGGTGATCATCTTCACGATGAACGCGGTCCGCACCATCCCGCCGGTGATGCTGCGCAGCGCGCGGGTGATGCGCCTGTCGCCGCCCCAGCTCGTCTCCACCATCATTCTGCCCGCCGCCTTGCCGGAACTGGTGTCCGGCCTGCGGGTGGGCTTCTCGCTGACCCTGCTGGGCGTGCTGATCGGCGAGATGTTCGCCTCGCAGCGCGGCCTCGGCTACCTCGTCATGAACGCCATCGGCGGGCACGACGTGCGCACCATGATGGCCGTGGTGCTGATCCTTGCCACCACCGCCGTGCTCATCAGCGCCGGCCTGCTGCACATCGACCGGCGCATGCACCGGCGGGCCTCGTGA
- a CDS encoding isocitrate lyase/PEP mutase family protein, with protein MTTSLKPRSLKQRLSQPGLISAPGVFDMISAKVADGMGFDTLYMTGYGTVASHLGLPDAGLATFSDMVGRVRAIARGTSTPLVADGDTGYGGLLNVDFTIRGYEEAGAAAIQLEDQEFPKKCGHTPGRRVIPMADMVRKIRVACEARSSSDFLIIARTDARTTLGLDEALRRADAYAEAGADIIFVESPESEAEMERICRTIGKPLIANMVEGGRTPVMTGAQLESLGYRIAIFPATGFLAMAAALRSAYGEILAKGSSAEYRGELYPFPDFTRLMGFERVWEFEKRHPETE; from the coding sequence ATGACCACATCCCTCAAGCCCCGGTCCCTCAAACAGCGCCTGTCGCAGCCGGGCCTGATCTCGGCCCCCGGCGTGTTCGACATGATCTCGGCCAAGGTGGCGGACGGCATGGGGTTCGACACGCTGTACATGACCGGCTACGGCACCGTCGCCAGCCATCTCGGCCTGCCGGACGCCGGGCTCGCCACCTTCAGCGATATGGTCGGCCGGGTGCGGGCCATCGCGCGCGGCACATCGACACCGCTGGTCGCCGACGGCGACACCGGCTATGGCGGGCTGCTCAACGTCGATTTCACCATCCGCGGCTACGAGGAGGCCGGTGCCGCGGCCATCCAGCTCGAAGACCAGGAATTCCCGAAGAAGTGCGGCCACACGCCGGGCCGCCGGGTCATTCCCATGGCCGACATGGTGCGCAAGATCCGCGTCGCCTGCGAGGCGCGGTCATCGAGCGACTTCCTGATCATCGCCCGCACCGACGCCCGGACGACGCTCGGCCTCGACGAGGCGCTGCGCCGCGCCGACGCCTATGCCGAGGCCGGCGCCGACATCATCTTCGTGGAAAGCCCGGAGAGCGAGGCGGAGATGGAACGGATCTGCCGGACCATCGGCAAGCCGCTGATCGCCAACATGGTGGAGGGCGGGCGCACGCCGGTGATGACCGGGGCGCAGCTGGAATCGCTCGGCTACCGCATCGCCATTTTCCCGGCGACCGGCTTCCTGGCGATGGCCGCGGCGCTGCGCAGCGCCTACGGCGAAATCCTCGCCAAGGGATCGAGCGCCGAGTATCGGGGAGAGCTTTACCCCTTCCCCGACTTCACCCGCCTGATGGGCTTCGAGCGCGTCTGGGAGTTCGAGAAGCGCCACCCCGAGACGGAGTAA